The sequence TGTTAGATGCTGAGGAAAAATTGCTCCCTACTCCATCAGCAGCCGAACCATCTGACTAAGCACCTTAGTTCAACCTAGAtctataccatgcatgcattaaagcttatacatgtattatatatatagtttcaATCGCACTGTTCTTTGCACAATAGTGATTTTAGTCACTGGCCATTTGCTTCACATACATACAGATCTCACTCAATTGCTTGGTGCATGGCCATCGATGTGTAAACTCCTCAATCATGCATACTCTAACTGCACCACTTTCTTTTCTTTGGCTTGTGTTACTCATGCACCctgttctatatatatatatatgcaaaATAGCAATTTTAGTCACTATATACCCATTAATTTGCATGCCTCTTTAGTTATTGCTGCACGATGTCACTCAATTGTTGGTGACCATCGATGTGTACACcaccacttttttttttacctatatatatactctttagcagcaaaaattaatggtgttttTAAATTATCTCTTGCATGTCACTCGTCATGATAGCATGCGTgtgactataaaattataataagcTTATCCTCTAAGCTACTGCATGGTTAGTGGGATCGATCACAACAACCCTGGTCTCCGGAAGAGAGCAATATAGCTTTAAATTTTGCTCTTtgtcgatataattataatactcttGATTAAGAGAGCTATAAACAGCACCTAATACAGATAAGCTGAAATTGAGGAAAACAATATTTAGGAGGGGATGCATGGGCAAGTATAATGTGGTATAtcactgtagctatatattTATATGCAGCAAGAGCAGTGATAAAAATAGCTGGATGACGCAGTCGTTGCTACCGTACCCCACGAAATTTCCCAAAGCTCTTTGCAGTGCTTTTCTTTCACACTTTACTTGGAACTCCTTTAGCCTCAAGACCAGCCATTCACAGTGCTAGTGAGAGGGACTGGGATCGAGTCtagatcgaggctacaatctcccttctcaattgagagcggcctggaatcgagactatatatatatactaataATGACTGTAATCTGCTCCTACCGATAAACGAGTATTGGCACCTACAAAGATCTAGTACAGAGACACATTTTAACAATTATATTAAGACAAGTCTAAAGCActaacacaaaattaatgcaataaCGTTCCTTTCACTAAAAAATTGTTTTGATCTAAAATTGAGATTCAGGTCGTTCCTTCAGCCACTTAGCAATGTTAGGTAGTGCTTCAACAGCTTCAGTATTTTTCTTTACAGCCGGAAAACTATCAAGAGCTTCAGCAGCTCCCATCTTCACCGCTCCCATGACGTTGTACAAGGTAAAATCAGCATATGTAACCTTAGAGCCGTATATCCAACCAGAAGCGTTGCTTGAGATAAGTTTTTCAAAAATTCCAAGGAATTTTGGTATAGTTTCGTTTTTCAATTTTTCAAGCAGTTCAGTTTTCTTTGCCTCATCTTTTTCGAAGTAAAACTTCGATAGCTCTTGAGCGAGGTCTCCAATAGCGTCAACAATGCTGTCAATTTCAGCATTCTCGAAATCATTTGAGCCAGCCAGACCAAACTTCTCTGCTAGGTAGCGTTGCATGCTGCCACTTCCACCAAGCATCTGGCCATCAACTTCCAGTACTGGCATTGAGCCATAGGGTGTACTTGGCTTGAATTTTGCCCAGTCTTCTCCTCCTATGCGTACATCTTCGAAATCGACTTCAGCTTGCTTGAAGATTAACCTTGAAACCTCAGCCCTTCCACGACCAGGAAAGTAATAAAGCTTGTAGGAAGGCATTATCTAAGTCAAGGAGCAGAGGAGATCAGATCATATCACAGAGCTTTAATTAGGGAAGTGTTTTTATCCAGCACGCACATAAAGGTGACCGCGGTCTaacctcaattccaggccgctctcaatagAGAGGGGTCATGTTATAGATGTCATTGTCATAGCTATACACttgcaagccgtcactgttgcagaaCAGtaactgttcgcctgcaacattACTgttgttcgcctgcaacagtgacggcttgcgagtctatcaTTGTCACACGTACACTGGTCATGGCATGCATGTCATATAGTCATGCCAGGGCTTAGGGGACTCAGaaatattaaaaattaaaCATTTATGTATCAGCCATAGATTATCTATGGATGTGatgatattattataggctCAGATATTGAGCTCCACCTTCTGCATACACCTCCCGCCTCTGATCTGTGACTGTAGAGAAAATATGGCCTCACCTTTCCCGCTACagaagacttgatagcattgATAGCATCGATGGCACagctaattattatatatattatacgtacatgaaaACGACAAATGTACTGAGCAATTCTAATTAGGCTACGTCCACTTactaccaataattatgtgcttttgataattattgagtatTGTACTAACACAAAGCACCAGAGCACTAAATTAAATACACAAAATAATCATCACGTCCTTCACTACATAATTGTTTTCATATCTAGAATTCAGATTCGGGTCGTTCCTTCAGCCATTTCGCAATGTTAGGTAGCGTTTCAACGGCTTTCATATTTTTCTTAATAGCTGGAAAACTATCAGCAGCTCCTGTCTGCATCCATCCCATGACGTTGTACAAGGCAAAATCAGCATACGTAACCTTAGAGCCATATATCCAACCAGAAGCGTTGTTCGAGATAAGTTTCTCAAAAATCCCTAAGAACTTTGGGAAAGTTTCGGTTTTCATTTTTTCAACTAATTCAGCTTTCTTTGCCTCATCTTTCTCAGAGTGAAGTTTCCCTAGCTCCTGAGCGAGGTCTCCAATAGCGTCAATAATGCTGTCAATTTCAGCATTCTCGAAATCATTTGAGCCAGCCAGACCAAACTTCTCTGCTAGGTATCGTTGAATGCTGCCACTTCCACCAAGCATCTTGCCATCAACTTCCAGTACTGGCATTGAGCCATAGGGTGTGTTTGGCTTGAATTTTACCCAGTCCTCTCCTCCTATGCGTACATCTTCAAAATCAACTTCTGCTTGCTTGAAGATTAACCTTGAAACCTCGGCCCTACCACGAGCAGGAAAGTAAGTCAGCTTGTAAGAAGGCATTTATCACAGTAAAGCAAGGCAAGAGCAGAGCAGATCACACAGGTACAAACAGACCACAGCAGAGCGTTTTTATATCTTTATTTTGCAACGTGTATACGTACGCGCAACACGTAGCTAGTAGAATTAGCCGCCGTTCCTTTGGAACATCGCTCTTGTCATCGTTTTATGAATTTTgtcttgaccaatcagattgcagaagtccagtcaggtgatgaatttggaggcagcaaagaactgcactttgctcaacgcatttggataatcattacgcatgcattacgcatggtaaacactTCGTACATAGAAACTGCTgcgaagcataagcaagccaagcaggggtccttgggcaagatttagcaccacaagcaaaacacaaatagagagagatgccttcgcTTGAAGATttgtacatttataattattaacaattaGCAAATACgtgtgggcgtaagatcacgactggttttgtgagcaatcaacattccattttgaatTGACTTCATGACATgacgaattggaggaacaaagaaagaaagaacgaaCTGTCCAAGAAAAAGGAGAAGCTGTGGTGAAGAGGGCTAACATGTGAGCCATAGATTGAAGAACTTAGACGTTTAGCAGATTTTGGACGCGTCTAGATGTAGTTACAGTTGCACATTTAtgcacaaaaaataataatggtcTGATGAATGTTATTTAGTTCCATGATAGTTTATCTATGGTTTCATCTACAATCATGCACTCCCTCTTCAGAGGAATATAAACTACAAGTTCATGGATGTCATTCattagtgattcgtgcacgcatgtcggacctcctctgattctATTAACcttctgcataattatacacctcCTATATGTAGAATACAATGAATGAATGATAAAATCATAAGTTATAACGTCGCCTTCTTCCAGACACTGCATGTCTGGGGCGCTCCTTAATCATTATACTTACAGTGCATACACATATTATTCATATATAAAGGAATGCGTATGCTGTCAACCTTTAACTGATGTGTTGCAAAAATTCTGCAAaagtatagctatagtatcTTCAATGGCCTCTTTCATGGACTCAGCTCTCATGATCACAGTGACACTAGtctctggcctcgagactatgATACACTGAGCTCACACACATGGACAATCCTGCACACAATGAGATACAACCTGATAAACACCTGCACACACTATTCATACTGATCTGTATATTCATTGCTTTTCTATACaaaccacacatacacagcacGTGAATATATGGAACAAGTATCATTATAGGTAGTGTGCaaatagttacatgtataagagCTTAGACAAGTTTGAATATGGCTTCTCCAATACAAGAGTCACTATCCAATTTGGACCAAACAGATTACAATGACATTATGATCATAGGACACACTGGCCAAGGCAAAAGCACGACTAGTGACAAGCTGTTGATTGCAAATCGAGAACGTGTCCAATATACAACAGATGTAAACTTTAAAACCGATGAAGTTAAAAAACAGCTTCAGTGTGGAGACATGACCATATGGATGACAAAACCTAGTGACTTTGTGCAGGAAAAGACTCGATTGAAAAGCCTTGTGGCTGCCAGAGCAAATCAAAATCCTCACACTAAGATCCAAGAAATTCGAGAGTTGTTATACGAAAACGATGATAATCCAGGAACGAAGCATTGTGAAGTGTTTTCAAATGAAGTCTCTAAGGTACGAGTCCTTGATGTACCAGGATTCTTTGATGAAGACTGCATAACTGGTGGTCCGGACACCACAGTGGAAAGCGCCCAATCAAATGCGGTAGCTGACAATCTAGGCATAATGAGGAAAATCATTCAGATCCGAATGGTCATGAACATGAAGTTCAAGCGTATACTCTACTTTCTGCCAGTGCGAGGACCTTTGCAGCGAGCGAGTGGTGTACTTCAATTGGAGCTGAGGGTGCTGACACACTATTTTGGGTTGTCGATCATAAAAAAGATTGTGTTTGTGGCAACAAATACAGAAATAGCGAGCAACATGCCTGAAGAAGAGGCTTTTCCGAAAAAAGCACGAGATAAAACAACGAAATTCATTTGTAAGAGCCTCAACAAAATGTTTCCAGAGGAACTATTTCAATCTATTCCTCTCATTTACATCTCCCCCAGTGAGACGTGCGAGTCGATTCTTGACAAGGTGGATCTAGCTGATGTCGACCCTGAAGAGATACAGCTTGAATTACGTCCGGACACATGCAGTTTGTGTGCAAAGCGAGTAGGCATAATCAAAAGTGAGAAAGTGGTATACTATCTGGATAGAGAAAACGAGATTCCATATGATGAGTCCCAATGCCATCCCAAGCTCATTCCTGATAATCGCCTGAAGCACAAAGTGGCCAATTTCTTTATTCAACTGTTCACACTTGGCCATCGCTCTCTTAAAGATTTCTATCTCTTTGACGAAATCTGTGCCGGATGTCGAAGGGCTCCTGGTGCTACCCATGGCTGCATGCAGGTGGGGTCTACATTTTTACACAACGAAGAAGAAATAACAGTCGATCACAAGTGCAACATGTTAGATGCTGAGGAAAAATTGCTCCCTACTCCATCAGCAGCCGAACCATCTGACTAAGCACCTTAGTTCAacctagatctatatacttaTGTTATACATATATAGTTTCACTCACACTGTTCTTTGCACAATAGTGATTTTAGTCACTGGCCATTTgcttcacatgcatgcagatgtCACTCAATTGCTTGGTGCATGGCCACCGATGTGTATACTCCTCAATCATGCATACTCTAACTGCGCCACTTTTTTCTTTGGCTTGTGTTACTCATGCACCCTGttctatatacataattatatgcacaataGCAATTTTAGTCACTATATACCCATTAATTTGCCTCTTTAGTTATTGCTGCATAGATGTCACTCAATTGTTGGTGGCCATCGATGTGTACACcaccactttttttttttacctaTATATACTTATGTATACTCTTTagcagcaaaaattaatggtgttttTAAATTATCTCTTGCATGTCACTCGTCATGATAGCATGCGTgtgactataaaattataataagcTTATCCTCTAAGCTACTGCATGGTTAGTGGGATCGATCACAACAACCCTGGTCTCCGGAAGAGAGCAATATAGCTTTTGCTCTTtgtcgatataattatactcttgattAAGAGAGCTATAAACAGCACCTAATACAGATAAGCTGAAATTGAGGAAAACAATATTTA comes from Halichondria panicea chromosome 7, odHalPani1.1, whole genome shotgun sequence and encodes:
- the LOC135339102 gene encoding uncharacterized protein LOC135339102, translated to MASPIQESLSNLDQTDYNDIMIIGHTGQGKSTTSDKLLIANRERVQYTTDVNFKTDEVKKQLQCGDMTIWMTKPSDFVQEKTRLKSLVAARANQNPHTKIQEIRELLYENDDNPGTKHCEVFSNEVSKVRVLDVPGFFDEDCITGGPDTTVESAQSNAVADNLGIMRKIIQIRMVMNMKFKRILYFLPVRGPLQRASGVLQLELRVLTHYFGLSIIKKIVFVATNTEIASNMPEEEAFPKKARDKTTKFICKSLNKMFPEELFQSIPLIYISPSETCESILDKVDLADVDPEEIQLELRPDTCSLCAKRVGIIKSEKVVYYLDRENEIPYDESQCHPKLIPDNRLKHKVANFFIQLFTLGHRSLKDFYLFDEICAGCRRAPGATHGCMQVGSTFLHNEEEITVDHKCNMLDAEEKLLPTPSAAEPSD
- the LOC135339108 gene encoding glutathione S-transferase 1-like — encoded protein: MPSYKLYYFPGRGRAEVSRLIFKQAEVDFEDVRIGGEDWAKFKPSTPYGSMPVLEVDGQMLGGSGSMQRYLAEKFGLAGSNDFENAEIDSIVDAIGDLAQELSKFYFEKDEAKKTELLEKLKNETIPKFLGIFEKLISSNASGWIYGSKVTYADFTLYNVMGAVKMGAAEALDSFPAVKKNTEAVEALPNIAKWLKERPESQF
- the LOC135338946 gene encoding glutathione S-transferase 1-like is translated as MPSYKLTYFPARGRAEVSRLIFKQAEVDFEDVRIGGEDWVKFKPNTPYGSMPVLEVDGKMLGGSGSIQRYLAEKFGLAGSNDFENAEIDSIIDAIGDLAQELGKLHSEKDEAKKAELVEKMKTETFPKFLGIFEKLISNNASGWIYGSKVTYADFALYNVMGWMQTGAADSFPAIKKNMKAVETLPNIAKWLKERPESEF